One region of Takifugu flavidus isolate HTHZ2018 chromosome 14, ASM371156v2, whole genome shotgun sequence genomic DNA includes:
- the LOC130538213 gene encoding RAC-beta serine/threonine-protein kinase-like, whose protein sequence is MNEVTIVKEGWLHKRGEYIKTWRPRYFILKSDGSFIGYKEKPDLNDQTSPPLNNFSVAECQLMKTERPKTNTFVIQCLQWTTVIERTFHVDSNEDREEWMWAIQSVANSLKMQEQNEEEPMDLLGSPNECSLEDMEVAGSKGCARVTMNDFEYLKLLGKGTFGKVILVKEKATGVHYAMKILRKEVIIAKDEVAHTVTESRVLQNTRHPFLTTLKYAFQTHDRLCFVMEYANGGELFFHMSRERVFTEDRARFYGAEIVSALEYLHSRDVVYRDLKLENLMLDKDGHIKITDFGLCKEGITPDATMKTFCGTPEYLAPEVLEDNDYGRAVDWWGLGVVMYEMMCGRLPFYNQDHERLFELILMEEIRFPRNLSPEAKSLLAGLLKKDPKQRLGGGPDDAKEVMTHKFFTNINWQDVVQKKLTPLFKPQVTSETDTRYFDEEFTAQTITLTPPDKYNSLDSEDPGQPAHFPQFSYSASIRE, encoded by the exons ATGAATGAAGTTACTATAGTTAAAGAAGGCTGGCTCCATAAAAGAg GTGAGTACATCAAGACGTGGAGGCCCAGATATTTCATCCTGAAGAGTGATGGCTCTTTCATCGGCTATAAGGAGAAGCCTGATCTCAATGACCAGACATCCCCTCCGCTCAATAATTTCTCTGTGGCAG AATGCCAGTTAATGAAGACTGAGAGACCCAAAACCAACACTTTTGTCATTCAGTGCCTGCAGTGGACCACGGTTATTGAACGCACCTTCCATGTTGACAGCAATGAGGACAG AGAAGAGTGGATGTGGGCGATACAATCAGTGGCCAATAGCCTGAAGATGCAGGAACAGAATGAAGAGGAGCCAATGGATCTGTTAGGCTCACCCAATGAATGCAGTCtggaggacatggaggtggcTGGCTCCAAGGGGTGTGCCCGAGTG ACAATGAACGACTTTGAGTACCTAAAACTTCTTGGGAAGGGGACGTTCGGGAAGGTAATTCTTGTCAAAGAGAAGGCCACGGGAGTGCACTATGCCATGAAAATACTCCGCAAAGAAGTCATCATAGCCAAG GATGAGGTGGCCCACACGGTGACGGAGAGCAGAGTGTTGCAGAACACTAGACACCCTTTTCTCACG aCGCTCAAGTATGCCTTTCAAACCCACGACCGTCTCTGTTTTGTTATGGAATATGCTAACGGAGGCGAG CTCTTCTTCCACATGTCGCGGGAACGAGTGTTTACAGAAGATCGGGCGCGGTTCTACGGCGCAGAGATTGTGTCGGCGCTCGAGTACCTCCACTCTCGTGATGTTGTTTACCGCGATCTAAAg CTGGAAAATCTGATGCTGGACAAAGACGGCCACATCAAGATCACTGACTTTGGTCTTTGTAAAGAAGGCATCACACCTGATGCCACGATGAAAACATTCTGTGGAACTCCTGAATATCTGGCGCCTGAG GTCCTAGAAGACAATGACTACGGACGGGCCGTGGACTGGTGGGGTCTGGGCGTCGTCATGTATGAGATGATGTGTGGCCGGCTGCCTTTCTACAACCAGGACCACGAGCGCTTGTTTGAACTCATTCTCATGGAGGAGATCCGCTTCCCCAGGAATCTGTCCCCCGAAGCCAAGTCCCTGCTGGCTGGTCTTCTGAAGAAGGACCCTAAACAGAG ATTAGGGGGAGGCCCCGATGATGCCAAAGAAGTCATGACTCACAAGTTCTTTACCAACATCAACTGGCAGGATGTGGTCCAGAAGAAG CTGACCCCACTTTTCAAACCACAAGTGACATCAGAGACAGACACCAGGTACTTTGATGAGGAGTTCACAGCACAAACCATCACACTCACTCCTCCAGACAAGT aCAACAGTCTGGACAGCGAGGATCCCGGCCAGCCAGCACATTTCCCCCAGTTCTCTTACTCTGCTAGTATAAGAGAGTGA
- the si:ch211-132b12.7 gene encoding CLOCK-interacting pacemaker yields the protein MPKEQGRFWEETPHCSSKTAKNKSNSATLQAALSSIHRDQSGMGDRNAHMVLCDGEKDSEKDSGYSETGSESVHTDLNDEHKGIRTAARDNREGFKCDNNVVIATGCNMAPYEDFTPIYIIKNLVVKPSQSEQLLHGSLAWGGGWQGLDNPKTPTQYLLIQQPAIAVPSSSTLSPSSGAAPQMRKGGNRCKQSHSSKTSYLPILNSYPRIAPHPRKDSSEGKGASVVEAAKEGGSEGQHQSKRVCIEGEKREVVSTTTGLPKPQQHHRVKGRVRDNFSSSLHLSLPSHSAGSSQHKHQHHQHHPGPGSDSVGSPSVSSSQTPSPPSSSSSPSSSSPPSSSPPSSITHSPRCPAPDSSSSRHRRFQNTAEVLNQSGLLAIALRTKELLKQNAATDREIAQLHQHTHLLCQVVQSSQKKCHQGSSSLDQLLQTMAESGCYPRLELNQVKVLSSDSRQDKRIIEEDSSVKLTEPHQRPTQVVSLHSTDDGIAPPSPLFAPSPDAEELERGGSFLDTMSIPISYSTCGSDHFNQLSALPGT from the exons ATGCCGAAAGAACAAGGGCGTTTTTGGGAGGAGACTCCCCACTGCAGTTCAAAAACTGCTAAGAATAAGAGTAACAGTGCGACTCTGCAGGCTGCCCTGAGCAGCATCCACAGGGACCAGTCAGGAATGGGCGACAGGAACGCCCACATGGTGCTCTGTGACGGAGAGAAAGACTCTGAAAAAGACTCGGGCTACTCAG AGACCGGCTCTGAGTCTGTGCACACTGATTTGAACGATGAGCACAAAGGCATCCGCACCGCTGCCAGAGACAACAGAGAAGGCTTCAAGTGTGACAACAACGTTGTGATTGCTACAGGCTGCAACATGGCTCCTTATGAGGACTTCACACCCATTTACATCATTAAGAACCTGGTAGTAAAACCG TCTCAGTCGGAACAGCTTCTCCATGGCTCCCTAGCGTGGGGCGGCGGCTGGCAAGGCTTGGACAACCCCAAAACACCCACCCAGTACCTGCtgatccagcagccagccattGCTGTCCCCTCATCTTCCACCCTGTCTCCATCCAGTGGGGCTGCACCACAAATGAGGAAAGGCGGCAATCGCTGCAAACAGAGCCACAGCAGCAAGACCTCATACCTGCCCATCCTTAACTCTTACCCTCGCATCGCCCCCCATCCTAGGAAGGACAGCTCTGAGGGGAAGGGAGCCAGCGTTGTTGAAGCAGCGAAGGAGGGGGGCAGTGAAGGGCAGCACCAGAGCAAGAGAGTGTGCattgagggagagaaaagagaggtaGTATCCACCACCACTGGCCTCCCGAAACCCCAGCAGCATCACAGGGTCAAAGGAAGGGTGAGGGACAATTTCAGCAGCTCGTTGCACCTCTCGCTTCCCAGCCactctgctggttcctctcaaCACAAGCATCAGCATCACCAACACCATCCGGGACCAGGCTCTGACAGCGTGGGCTCACCGTCTGTCTCCAGCTCCCAGACGCCATCGCCGCCTTCTTCCTCTAGCTCGCCCTCATCTtcgtctcctccgtcctcatctccaccttcttccataACTCACAGCCCGCGGTGCCCAGCTCCGGACAGCTCATCCTCGCGTCATCGTCGCTTCCAGAACACCGCGGAGGTTCTGAACCAGTCGGGCCTGCTGGCCATTGCACTTCGCACcaaggagctgctgaagcagaaCGCTGCTACTGACAGAGAGATTGCCCAGCTCCATCAGCACACCCATCTTCTGTGCCAGGTAGTCCAGAGCAGTCAGAAAAAATGTCATCAAGGCTCTTCCAGCCTGGACCAGCTTTTGCAGACCATGGCTGAGTCTGGCTGCTACCCCAGGTTAGAGTTAAATCAGGTGAAAGTGCTCAGCAGCGACTCCAGACAGGACAAGAGAATAATTGAGGAGGACAGTAGCGTCAAACTGACTGAGCCGCACCAGCGCCCCACCCAGGTGGTGTCCCTGCACAGCACAGACGATGGAATAGCTCCACCATCTCCACTCTTCGCTCCCTCACCTGATGCTGAGGAACTGGAGCGTGGCGGCAGCTTTCTGGACACGATGTCCATCCCCATTAGCTATTCCACGTGTGGTTCGGATCACTTCAATCAGCTCAGTGCTTTGCCAGGGACTTGA